A genomic window from Camelina sativa cultivar DH55 chromosome 2, Cs, whole genome shotgun sequence includes:
- the LOC104717582 gene encoding auxin-responsive protein SAUR36-like, with protein sequence MKRVRGFKIGHRFVKIFKWMILPRRIQSGKRQCPNRITNPVSGIKSLARCLSLGAKRLCGGAGGKKNPSQSQIRLGKDPKTSNRVVPRGHLVVHVGESDCDTRRVVVPVIYFNHPLFGELLEQAERVHGFDQPGRITIPCRVSDFEKVQMRIAAWDHCRRKRVF encoded by the coding sequence ATGAAGAGAGTTAGAGGTTTCAAAATTGGACACAGATTTGTCAAAATCTTCAAATGGATGATTCTGCCAAGAAGAATCCAATCAGGGAAACGTCAATGCCCGAACCGAATCACTAACCCGGTTTCCGGAATCAAGTCATTAGCACGGTGTCTAAGCCTTGGAGCTAAGAGATTATGTGGTGGTGCTGGTGGTAAGAAGAATCCGAGTCAGAGTCAGATCCGATTGGGTAAGGATCCGAAAACTTCGAACCGTGTTGTTCCGAGAGGACATTTGGTGGTCCACGTCGGCGAATCAGACTGTGACACGAGGCGTGTCGTGGTGCCGGTGATTTACTTTAATCATCCATTGTTCGGAGAGTTGTTGGAGCAAGCGGAACGGGTTCATGGGTTTGATCAACCGGGTCGGATCACGATTCCGTGTCGGGTTTCGGATTTTGAGAAGGTTCAGATGAGGATCGCCGCATGGGATCATTGCCGCCGGAAGAGAGTTttttaa